In Bos indicus x Bos taurus breed Angus x Brahman F1 hybrid chromosome 23, Bos_hybrid_MaternalHap_v2.0, whole genome shotgun sequence, a single genomic region encodes these proteins:
- the LOC113882061 gene encoding LOW QUALITY PROTEIN: BOLA class I histocompatibility antigen, alpha chain BL3-7-like (The sequence of the model RefSeq protein was modified relative to this genomic sequence to represent the inferred CDS: deleted 1 base in 1 codon), with translation MGRRILLLLVLGVLVLTETRAAFHSLRYFYTAVSRPGLGEPRFIIVGYVDDTEFVRFDSDAPDPRMEPRARWVEQEGPEYWNQETRKAKDAAQTFRANLNSLRGYYNQSEAGSHTLQLMYGCDVGPDGRLLGGYEQYGYEGRDYIALNEDLRSWTAADTAAQITKRKVEAAGDAERLRNYLEGRCVEGLRRYLENGKETLLRADPPKAHVTHHPISDHEVTLRCWDLGFYPEEISLTWQYNGEDQTQDMELVETRPSGDRNFQKWAALVVPSGEEQRYTCHVQHEGLQEPLTLRWEPPQTPFLTMGIIVGLVLFVVAVVAGAVIWRKKNSGEKGRTYTQASSSDSAQGSDVSLTVPKAASECICAPISIT, from the exons ccttcCACTCCCTGAGGTATTTCTACACCGCCGTGTCCCGGCCCGGCCTCGGGGAGCCCCGCTTCATCATCGTCGGCTACGTGGACGACACGGAGTTCGTGCGGTTCGACAGCGACGCCCCGGATCCGAGGATGGAGCCGCGGGCGCGGTGGGTGGAGCAGGAGGGGCCCGAGTATTGGAATCAGGAGACGCGAAAGGCCAAGGACGCCGCACAGACTTTCCGGGCGAACCTGAACAGCCTGCGCGGCTACTACAACCAGAGCGAGGCCG GGTCTCACACCCTCCAGCTGATGTACGGCTGCGACGTGGGGCCGGACGGGCGCCTCCTCGGCGGGTATGAGCAGTACGGCTACGAAGGCAGAGATTACATCGCCCTGAACGAGGACCTGCGCTCCTGGACCGCGGCGGACACGGCGGCTCAGATCACCAAGCGCAAGGTGGAGGCGGCCGGTGATGCGGAGAGATTAAGGAACTACCTGGAGGGCCGGTGCGTT GAGGGGCTCCGCAGATACCTGGAGAACGGGAAGGAAACGCTGCTGCGCGCAG ATCCTCCAAAGGCACATGTGACCCATCACCCCATCTCTGACCATGAGGTCACCCTGAGGTGCTGGGACCTGGGCTTCTACCCTGAGGAGATCTCACTGACCTGGCAGTACAATGGGGAGGACCAGACCCAGGACATGGAGCTTGTGGAGACCAGGCCTTCAGGGGACAGAAACTTCCAGAAGTGGGCAGCCCTGGTGGTGCCTTCTGGAGAGGAGCAGAGATACACGTGCCATGTGCAGCATGAGGGGCTTCAGGAGCCCCTCACCCTGAGATGGG AGCCTCCTCAGACCCCCTTCCTCACCATGGGCATCATTGTTGGCCTGGTTCTCTTCGTGGTGGCTGTGGTTGCTGGAGCTGTGATCTGGAGGAAGAAGAACTCAG GTGAAAAAGGACGGACCTACACCCAGGCTTCAA GCAGTGACAGTGCCCAGGGCTCTGATGTGTCTCTCACGGTTCCTAAAG CTGCATCTGAATGCATCTGTGCTCCTATTAGCATAACATGA